One genomic window of Quercus robur chromosome 6, dhQueRobu3.1, whole genome shotgun sequence includes the following:
- the LOC126689846 gene encoding precursor of CEP3-like has translation MAQSKLISAFLFLVFILSQQIQSIEGRHLREGKKSNESQTLQTQTKIYETESIIHGDVLHGDDKSNEEITSESTPTPPTVRESQLPPPPNRGVDDFRPTAPGHSPGAGHSIQN, from the coding sequence ATGGCCCAAAGCAAGTTAATCTctgcttttcttttcctggTTTTCATTCTCTCCCAACAAATTCAGTCCATCGAGGGAAGGCATTTGCGTGAAGGGAAGAAGAGTAATGAATCCCAAACCCTCCAAACTCAAACTAAAATCTATGAAACAGAATCTATCATTCATGGCGATGTGTTGCATGGTGATGACAAATCAAACGAAGAGATTACTAGCGAGTCTACTCCTACACCACCAACCGTCAGAGAATCTCAGCTGCCTCCTCCTCCCAATCGTGGCGTCGATGACTTCAGACCCACAGCTCCAGGTCACAGCCCTGGTGCTGGGCATTCCATTCAAAACTAA